The following are encoded together in the Arcticibacterium luteifluviistationis genome:
- a CDS encoding lipoprotein N-acyltransferase Lnb domain-containing protein, which yields MNKKIGLLILSLLLFSSNRLFCQTLSENSEVSLLTIAPGHELFSFAGHTAIRVKDTQTGIDINFNYGVFDFRTEGFYLKFLKGTLPYQIGAYNFKQEVPYWFEENRTVTQQVLNLNLTQRQRVFDFLMKNYQPENREYNYKFFYDNCSTRVRDVLEETFGDSLIFSQTLNADKSFRDWLDIYNRKSNNDWTEFGMNLALGLPADEITGANRAMYIPDNLMAAFDSAKVVQNGKVESLVVRKMDLNNASIEHKPLPIKPFLLFSILFLIVAYFTFLEYQKKKWFLIIDKILFSLTGILGYFLLVLWFLTDHGVMNQNLNLLWAFPPVLPFVLFLNRQKGTQKWLQILFMIQAGLAMICILGSSFLPQGFHPAVFPIAGMILLRSFLIWKRKNSSN from the coding sequence ATGAATAAAAAAATAGGATTACTAATTTTAAGTCTGTTACTCTTCTCGAGTAACAGACTTTTTTGTCAAACGCTATCTGAAAACAGCGAAGTTTCATTGCTCACCATTGCCCCTGGGCATGAATTATTCTCTTTTGCTGGACATACTGCCATCAGGGTAAAAGACACTCAAACAGGCATTGACATCAATTTCAATTACGGCGTTTTTGATTTCAGAACAGAAGGGTTTTATCTCAAATTTCTCAAAGGAACCCTTCCTTATCAAATAGGAGCTTATAATTTTAAACAAGAAGTACCTTATTGGTTTGAGGAAAACAGAACTGTTACCCAGCAGGTTTTAAATCTAAATTTAACCCAAAGGCAGCGAGTTTTTGATTTTCTAATGAAGAACTATCAACCCGAGAATCGAGAATATAATTATAAGTTTTTCTACGACAATTGCTCCACACGCGTGAGAGATGTGCTAGAAGAAACATTTGGAGATAGCCTTATTTTCAGTCAAACCTTAAATGCTGATAAAAGTTTTAGAGACTGGCTAGATATTTACAATCGAAAAAGTAACAACGACTGGACCGAGTTTGGGATGAATCTAGCACTAGGCTTACCAGCCGACGAAATTACAGGAGCAAACAGAGCTATGTATATTCCAGATAACTTGATGGCAGCTTTTGATTCAGCCAAGGTTGTTCAAAATGGTAAAGTAGAAAGCTTAGTTGTCAGGAAAATGGATTTGAATAATGCTAGTATTGAGCACAAACCGCTTCCTATTAAGCCATTTCTTCTGTTCTCCATTCTTTTCTTAATTGTAGCGTATTTCACGTTTTTAGAGTACCAAAAGAAAAAATGGTTTCTAATTATTGACAAGATACTATTCAGCCTAACAGGTATTTTGGGTTACTTTCTTCTTGTTCTTTGGTTTTTAACAGACCATGGTGTAATGAATCAAAACCTAAACTTACTTTGGGCTTTCCCTCCTGTACTCCCTTTTGTACTATTTCTAAATAGGCAAAAAGGTACACAAAAGTGGCTACAAATACTCTTTATGATACAGGCAGGTCTCGCTATGATTTGTATACTTGGTTCTTCATTTTTGCCTCAGGGCTTTCATCCTGCTGTCTTTCCTATTGCCGGAATGATTCTTTTAAGGTCATTCCTAATATGGAAAAGAAAGAACTCTTCAAATTAA
- a CDS encoding YfiT family bacillithiol transferase: MEKKELFKLNNRYTIMTDLQYPIGKFKVKKDYTEQETTEFLKTLKAFPEELQKVVDGITDEQLATPYRPDGWTAQQVIHHISDSHMNMLIRLKWTLTEDSPRIKAYYEDRWANLADYSLPIQLSIDMLKVIHAKVIALLENLDKETLNRSYVHPETEYSFTLESVMALYAWHGAHHIAHIKICKGEWS, translated from the coding sequence ATGGAAAAGAAAGAACTCTTCAAATTAAATAATCGTTATACCATCATGACAGATCTACAATACCCAATAGGAAAATTCAAAGTCAAAAAAGACTATACGGAACAAGAAACGACAGAGTTTCTTAAAACCTTGAAGGCTTTTCCCGAAGAACTACAAAAAGTAGTAGATGGAATTACTGATGAACAATTAGCTACTCCATACCGACCTGATGGCTGGACAGCACAGCAGGTTATTCATCATATTTCGGATAGTCATATGAATATGCTAATCCGTCTAAAATGGACTTTAACAGAAGACTCTCCTAGAATAAAGGCGTATTATGAAGATAGATGGGCTAATCTGGCTGATTACTCTCTGCCCATCCAGCTTTCTATAGACATGCTAAAAGTGATTCATGCAAAAGTAATAGCACTTTTAGAAAACTTGGATAAAGAAACACTTAACAGAAGCTACGTACATCCAGAAACAGAATATAGTTTTACACTAGAAAGTGTAATGGCACTTTACGCCTGGCACGGTGCTCATCATATTGCTCACATTAAAATTTGTAAAGGAGAATGGTCATAA
- a CDS encoding FeoB-associated Cys-rich membrane protein produces MVIIENIVIIALAGLAIGYLIKMVYKQFSSEGAGCSSCSGGCSVNNNSIDFPEIVNPQK; encoded by the coding sequence ATGGTCATAATAGAAAACATTGTCATCATAGCCTTAGCTGGCTTAGCCATAGGTTATTTAATAAAAATGGTTTACAAGCAGTTTTCTTCCGAAGGTGCTGGATGTAGCTCTTGTTCAGGTGGTTGCTCAGTAAACAACAATTCAATAGACTTCCCTGAAATAGTTAATCCGCAGAAGTAG
- a CDS encoding queuosine precursor transporter, whose amino-acid sequence MGSKKQKLYIVLCGIFLTNAITAEIIGAKIFSLDQSLGFDGSGYSIFGFDLSFALTAGTLNWPIVFIVSDVINEYYGKKGVKFISYLTAALITFSFLVIYLAVYVKPAAFWLDVNSTDSNGQAININEGFKMIFRQGLGIIIGSLSAFLVGQILDAFVFHKLRKVTKNRFIWLRATGSTVVSQLIDSFVVIFIAFYVFGNWSLEQVGQVSTNNYIFKSCIAIALTPLIYLAHFLIDQWLGKEGSDELIDAATSAD is encoded by the coding sequence ATGGGCTCAAAAAAGCAAAAACTGTATATAGTACTCTGCGGTATCTTTTTAACCAATGCCATCACGGCGGAGATTATTGGTGCCAAGATATTTAGTTTAGACCAAAGCTTGGGTTTTGATGGGTCTGGTTATTCTATATTTGGTTTTGATTTGAGTTTTGCATTAACTGCTGGTACGCTTAACTGGCCAATAGTTTTTATAGTTTCCGATGTTATCAATGAATACTATGGTAAAAAAGGGGTGAAGTTTATTTCTTATTTAACTGCTGCATTGATAACCTTTAGCTTCTTAGTGATTTATTTGGCCGTTTATGTCAAACCAGCAGCATTTTGGTTAGATGTAAACTCAACAGACTCCAATGGGCAGGCCATCAATATCAATGAAGGTTTTAAAATGATATTCCGACAAGGTTTGGGAATAATTATAGGAAGCCTTTCTGCATTTCTAGTAGGGCAAATATTAGACGCTTTTGTTTTTCACAAGCTTAGAAAAGTAACTAAGAATAGATTTATCTGGCTAAGAGCTACTGGTTCAACTGTAGTTTCTCAACTAATTGACTCTTTTGTCGTGATTTTTATAGCCTTTTATGTTTTTGGCAATTGGTCGCTGGAGCAAGTGGGTCAAGTATCTACTAATAACTATATCTTCAAGTCCTGTATAGCCATTGCTCTTACGCCATTAATTTACCTTGCACACTTTCTAATTGACCAGTGGCTGGGAAAAGAAGGTTCTGATGAGTTAATTGACGCTGCTACTTCTGCGGATTAA
- a CDS encoding ABC transporter ATP-binding protein produces MLKAEGVYKKYGELEVLKGIDLSIGSGEIVAIVGPSGAGKTTLLQILGTLDSSDSGKIYLDNMEVSSLSEKQIVKLRNEQLGFVFQFHNLMAELTAVENVCLPGWIGKRSEKEVKERAIELLTTLGLKDRGDHLPSELSGGEQQRVAVARALINSPKIIFADEPTGNLDTQNALDLHNLLLDIREKFNCAFVIVTHNKELAEMADRVITLKDGRVV; encoded by the coding sequence ATGCTCAAAGCAGAAGGTGTATATAAGAAATATGGCGAACTGGAAGTTTTAAAGGGGATTGACCTATCAATAGGTTCGGGGGAGATAGTAGCCATAGTAGGGCCTTCTGGTGCTGGTAAAACTACCTTACTTCAAATTTTAGGAACTTTAGATTCATCGGATTCTGGGAAGATTTATTTGGATAATATGGAGGTGAGTTCCTTGTCCGAAAAGCAAATAGTTAAGCTCAGAAATGAGCAATTAGGTTTTGTATTTCAGTTTCATAATCTGATGGCGGAGTTAACGGCTGTTGAAAACGTTTGTTTGCCGGGCTGGATAGGGAAAAGGAGTGAAAAGGAAGTGAAAGAAAGGGCTATAGAGCTCTTAACTACTTTAGGATTAAAAGATAGAGGTGACCATTTGCCTTCTGAACTTTCGGGTGGAGAGCAGCAACGTGTGGCAGTAGCAAGAGCTTTAATAAATTCGCCTAAAATCATTTTTGCGGACGAACCTACGGGCAATCTAGATACTCAAAATGCTCTTGATTTGCATAATTTACTACTTGATATACGTGAGAAGTTTAATTGTGCTTTTGTGATAGTCACGCATAATAAGGAATTGGCCGAAATGGCAGATAGAGTGATTACACTTAAAGATGGGAGGGTGGTTTAG
- the sucC gene encoding ADP-forming succinate--CoA ligase subunit beta, which translates to MNIHEYQGKEILAKYGVRIQRGIVAESPESAVTAYKEIAKMTDSTFAVIKSQIHAGGRGKGQIVGMEQHGVQLVKSAEATKTAATNLLRNVLVTHQTGPEGKVVNKVLIAEDVYYPGDSEPKEFYISILLDRTKGCNVIMASTEGGMDIEEVAENTPELIFKEWIDPRVGLQGFQARKVANKLGLSGLANKEMVKFIFSLYKAYESSDAAMFEINPVLKTSDNKILAVDAKVDLDDNALYRHPELLALRDKAEEDPMEVEASESDLNYVKLDGNVGCMVNGAGLAMATMDIIKLYGGEPANFLDVGGSANAVTVEAGFRIILKDPNVKAIFVNIFGGIVRCDRVATGIVEAYKSIGEIPVPIVVRLQGTNAEEGAAIINESGLKVFSAVKLKEAAELIQKVLK; encoded by the coding sequence ATGAACATTCACGAATACCAAGGTAAGGAAATTTTAGCGAAATACGGGGTAAGAATCCAGCGAGGAATCGTTGCAGAATCACCTGAAAGTGCAGTTACTGCTTATAAGGAAATTGCAAAAATGACAGACTCTACGTTTGCTGTTATTAAGTCTCAAATTCATGCTGGTGGAAGAGGAAAAGGCCAGATAGTAGGAATGGAACAACATGGCGTTCAGTTAGTTAAATCTGCTGAAGCTACGAAAACTGCTGCTACTAATCTTTTAAGAAATGTATTGGTTACACACCAAACAGGTCCTGAAGGGAAAGTAGTAAACAAGGTATTAATAGCGGAAGACGTTTATTATCCAGGAGACAGCGAGCCTAAAGAATTTTACATTTCTATTCTTTTAGATAGAACTAAAGGTTGCAACGTTATCATGGCCTCTACCGAAGGTGGAATGGACATTGAAGAAGTAGCTGAGAACACTCCTGAATTAATTTTCAAAGAGTGGATTGACCCAAGAGTAGGTCTTCAAGGCTTTCAAGCTAGAAAAGTAGCCAACAAACTTGGTCTATCTGGTTTAGCTAATAAAGAAATGGTGAAGTTTATCTTCTCCCTTTATAAAGCATATGAATCTTCAGACGCTGCCATGTTTGAAATTAACCCAGTATTAAAGACATCAGATAATAAGATTTTAGCTGTTGATGCTAAAGTTGATTTAGATGATAACGCTTTATACCGTCATCCTGAATTATTAGCTCTTAGAGATAAGGCGGAGGAAGACCCAATGGAAGTAGAAGCTTCTGAAAGTGACCTTAACTATGTAAAACTTGACGGAAACGTAGGTTGTATGGTTAATGGTGCTGGATTAGCGATGGCTACTATGGATATCATTAAGTTATACGGTGGTGAGCCTGCTAACTTCTTAGATGTTGGAGGTTCAGCAAATGCTGTTACTGTAGAAGCTGGTTTCAGAATCATCTTAAAAGACCCTAACGTAAAAGCAATTTTCGTTAATATCTTTGGTGGAATTGTAAGATGTGATAGAGTAGCAACAGGGATTGTAGAAGCATATAAGTCAATTGGCGAAATACCAGTTCCTATTGTAGTAAGATTGCAAGGAACAAACGCTGAAGAAGGTGCTGCAATTATCAATGAATCAGGCTTAAAAGTATTTTCTGCAGTTAAATTGAAAGAAGCAGCGGAATTGATACAAAAAGTTTTAAAATAA
- a CDS encoding TIGR00341 family protein, which produces MIQIWNEIKGLTKRFLDLESDRASYNEIIERIEAGVEFRGTNLWILIFAILVASVGLNMNSTAVVIGAMLISPLMGPIIGLGLGVGIYDFQLIKKSFRSLAAAVIISVLASALYFALSPLSDAQSELLSRTTPTVWDVLISFFGGLAGIVAFTRKDKSNAIPGVAIATALMPPLCTAGYAIATLNLTYFMGAFYLFFINSVFISISSMIIIRFLKIPSKKWVDEKQQKKMRSYVFLVAVVTIVPSVFMAVDIVQRSIFARNANLFIENEFDYPDTNVIEHDVTPKDSKIEVFLFGSPINAIEIKRLESELADYNLADAQLIIRQNQQNFDLPDAESMRTGIIEDLYRKNEDLVKNKDEKIGLLEKELSAYKSNQLIQADVCKELEVQYPQIDASAFNTMLIHHKEAAVDTVTMVYINAVKPIKSTDLKKMKEWLKVRLKTEKINIVQN; this is translated from the coding sequence ATGATACAGATTTGGAATGAGATAAAAGGACTGACCAAAAGGTTTCTTGACTTAGAGTCAGACCGGGCTTCCTATAATGAAATTATTGAGCGAATAGAGGCTGGTGTAGAATTTAGAGGTACTAACCTCTGGATTTTAATATTCGCTATCTTGGTCGCTTCCGTTGGTTTAAATATGAACTCCACTGCCGTAGTCATTGGAGCCATGCTTATATCTCCTTTGATGGGACCAATTATTGGTTTAGGATTAGGTGTTGGTATTTATGATTTTCAATTAATCAAAAAGTCATTCCGAAGTTTGGCGGCAGCCGTTATAATTTCTGTTTTGGCTTCTGCTCTATATTTTGCCCTATCTCCATTAAGCGACGCACAGTCAGAATTACTTTCTAGAACTACCCCAACAGTTTGGGATGTGCTTATTAGTTTCTTTGGTGGTTTAGCCGGTATAGTGGCATTTACTAGAAAAGATAAAAGTAATGCCATACCGGGTGTGGCCATTGCTACCGCATTGATGCCACCACTTTGTACCGCTGGTTATGCCATCGCTACGCTTAACCTCACCTACTTCATGGGGGCCTTTTATCTGTTTTTTATAAACAGTGTGTTCATCAGTATTTCCAGTATGATAATTATTCGGTTCTTGAAAATACCGAGTAAAAAATGGGTTGATGAAAAACAGCAAAAGAAAATGCGTTCGTATGTTTTTCTTGTTGCAGTTGTCACCATTGTTCCGAGTGTCTTTATGGCTGTAGATATCGTACAACGGAGCATATTCGCAAGAAACGCGAATCTTTTCATTGAAAACGAATTCGACTACCCAGATACTAACGTTATTGAACATGACGTAACTCCAAAAGACAGTAAGATTGAAGTCTTCCTTTTTGGTTCCCCTATAAACGCTATTGAAATAAAGCGATTAGAATCTGAACTAGCAGACTATAACTTAGCAGATGCTCAGTTAATTATTAGACAAAATCAGCAAAACTTTGATTTACCGGATGCTGAAAGTATGCGTACCGGCATTATTGAAGACCTTTACAGGAAAAATGAGGATTTAGTCAAAAACAAAGACGAAAAAATTGGTTTGCTTGAAAAAGAACTCTCAGCTTACAAGAGTAATCAACTAATTCAGGCCGATGTGTGTAAAGAATTAGAAGTGCAGTATCCTCAAATAGATGCCAGTGCTTTTAACACTATGCTAATCCATCATAAGGAAGCAGCCGTAGATACAGTAACCATGGTTTACATTAATGCCGTGAAACCTATTAAGAGCACCGATCTAAAGAAAATGAAAGAGTGGCTGAAGGTTAGATTAAAGACTGAAAAAATTAACATCGTTCAAAATTGA
- a CDS encoding mechanosensitive ion channel family protein, with translation MNSIKDILDFRFFEYMDYHFDVAHLMIVALIVLVTRLIIFGFRTILTRMVKSETLDARNSQSFQLLFKYFVWIIALVLILETLGVKVTILLAGSAALLVGLGLGLQQIFSDIVSGIFLLVEGSVKLGDIMEVDGGLIGKVTKINLRTSEIQTREGIIIIVPNHKFIVENVVNWSHNATLTRFSVSVGVAYGSDPEKVKEILMECVDENKDVTHNKMNKAVVRLKNFGDSSLDFQVLFWSKNGFLIENTKSDLRFAIVHKFKENGVEIPFPQRDLHVKSGKL, from the coding sequence TTGAATAGTATAAAAGACATTCTAGATTTTAGGTTTTTCGAATACATGGATTATCACTTCGATGTGGCTCACTTAATGATTGTGGCCCTTATAGTGTTAGTTACAAGACTTATTATTTTTGGTTTCAGGACTATTCTTACGAGAATGGTCAAAAGTGAAACCCTAGATGCTAGAAATAGTCAAAGTTTTCAATTACTCTTTAAATATTTTGTCTGGATTATAGCCCTTGTCCTTATTTTAGAAACCCTTGGCGTTAAAGTAACCATCCTTTTGGCTGGTTCAGCAGCTTTACTAGTTGGTTTAGGTTTAGGTCTACAGCAAATATTCTCTGATATTGTCTCAGGTATTTTTCTTCTGGTAGAAGGTAGTGTCAAACTTGGCGACATTATGGAAGTGGATGGCGGTCTAATAGGGAAAGTAACCAAAATCAATTTACGAACCAGTGAAATTCAAACTAGAGAAGGAATCATTATCATTGTACCTAATCATAAATTTATCGTTGAAAATGTGGTCAATTGGAGTCATAACGCCACACTAACTCGATTTTCCGTATCTGTAGGCGTAGCTTACGGCAGTGACCCTGAAAAAGTAAAAGAAATATTAATGGAGTGTGTTGATGAAAACAAAGACGTAACCCATAACAAAATGAATAAGGCCGTAGTAAGACTTAAAAACTTTGGCGATAGCTCACTTGATTTTCAAGTCTTATTCTGGAGCAAAAATGGTTTTCTAATAGAAAATACCAAATCAGATTTAAGGTTTGCCATTGTGCATAAATTCAAAGAGAATGGCGTTGAAATACCATTCCCTCAGAGAGACTTACATGTTAAAAGTGGAAAACTATAA
- a CDS encoding M48 family metallopeptidase, with amino-acid sequence MKKIKNLLLAVFVIGFIAMSCQRVPLTNRKQFVGMVSSEQMMQLSFAQYDGFKDSSKVVPLRKEDAAKVARVGSRIKKAVEDYLIQNNYSSVIDGYKWEFITVESDQINAWCMPGGKVCFYTGILPICQSEDGIAVVMGHEIAHAIAEHGRERMSRAMVAQGLTQVGAVAAGVITNNEQIMNTAGQVLGIGTQLGGVLPNSRKQESEGDKLGLIFMAMAGYDPSEAVEFWKRMAKAGEGSQKPPQLLSTHPADAQRIADLEALLPKAMKYYQAYGGK; translated from the coding sequence ATGAAAAAAATAAAAAACTTACTTTTAGCAGTTTTTGTCATCGGTTTTATAGCAATGTCTTGCCAAAGAGTACCACTTACGAACAGAAAGCAATTTGTAGGAATGGTCTCATCTGAACAAATGATGCAGCTTAGCTTTGCACAGTATGATGGCTTTAAGGATAGCTCAAAGGTAGTTCCTTTAAGAAAAGAGGATGCTGCCAAAGTAGCCAGAGTAGGCTCAAGGATAAAAAAGGCGGTTGAAGACTATTTGATTCAAAACAATTATAGTTCTGTAATTGACGGATATAAATGGGAGTTTATCACAGTAGAGAGTGACCAAATAAATGCTTGGTGTATGCCAGGTGGTAAGGTTTGTTTCTATACCGGTATTTTGCCAATATGCCAATCGGAAGATGGAATAGCAGTGGTCATGGGGCATGAAATAGCTCATGCTATAGCAGAGCATGGAAGGGAGCGAATGAGTAGAGCTATGGTAGCTCAAGGTCTTACACAAGTAGGTGCAGTAGCCGCTGGTGTTATAACTAATAATGAGCAAATAATGAATACGGCTGGTCAGGTTTTAGGAATTGGAACACAGCTCGGCGGCGTTTTGCCTAATAGTAGAAAACAAGAATCAGAAGGTGATAAATTAGGCCTGATTTTCATGGCTATGGCTGGTTACGATCCGTCTGAAGCTGTAGAGTTTTGGAAAAGAATGGCAAAAGCAGGAGAAGGTTCTCAAAAGCCACCACAGCTACTTTCTACACACCCGGCTGACGCTCAAAGAATAGCAGACTTAGAAGCTTTATTACCAAAAGCAATGAAATATTACCAAGCTTATGGCGGGAAATAA
- a CDS encoding fumarylacetoacetate hydrolase family protein — MKIICVGRNYVDHIEELKNDFPTAPVIFSKPDSAILRKNDAFYYPTFSNSIHHEVEVVLKVCKLGKNIQEKFAHKYYEEIALGIDFTARDLQSELKSKGLPWDLAKGFNGSAPISEFVSKESYDMNNLNFNLEVNGDNRQVGNTSKMIYSFDYIISFISQYFTLKIGDLIFTGTPAGVAEVKVGDNLKGYMEDKLMFDFDVK, encoded by the coding sequence ATGAAAATTATCTGTGTTGGAAGAAATTATGTTGATCACATTGAAGAACTAAAAAATGACTTCCCTACGGCTCCAGTCATATTTTCAAAACCGGACTCTGCCATCTTACGTAAAAATGATGCATTTTATTATCCTACCTTCTCTAATTCTATTCATCACGAAGTTGAAGTAGTTTTGAAGGTATGTAAATTGGGTAAAAACATCCAAGAGAAATTTGCTCATAAGTATTATGAAGAAATAGCTTTAGGAATAGATTTTACGGCTCGTGATTTACAGTCTGAACTAAAAAGTAAGGGCTTACCGTGGGATTTAGCAAAGGGCTTTAATGGCTCTGCTCCCATTTCGGAATTTGTGTCAAAAGAAAGTTACGACATGAACAATCTTAACTTCAATCTGGAAGTTAATGGAGACAATAGACAAGTAGGAAATACATCTAAAATGATTTATTCTTTTGACTATATCATAAGCTTCATATCCCAATATTTTACCTTAAAAATTGGTGACTTAATTTTCACTGGTACACCTGCAGGCGTAGCAGAAGTTAAAGTTGGAGATAATTTAAAGGGATATATGGAAGATAAACTCATGTTTGATTTTGACGTAAAATGA
- a CDS encoding M23 family metallopeptidase yields the protein MIFNGFSIVYYFFLLFSFPSPETEVVVEKVDPYVKGYFMFPLSPGVQTSLSGSFGDLRVNHFHAGLDIRTGGAEGKSIYAAAEGYVSRIRVMNGGYGNALYITHPNGLTTVYGHLKEYASNIKKRVVAEQYAQETFVLDIYFEPTDLPVKKGELVAFSGNTGGSGGPHLHFEIRDQEENTLDPALFGFKEIKDNVAPRVEFVSLKCLSADARINGEFGTFDYPVTRTSSGQYVINRNIDVWGDIGVELYAYDKAETSPFRLGLKYIEVKNDNVSEYKFELGKLAFHNKIDMNLHTNYERMVEQNKKLHKGYFEEGNEMDFYTYNAKKGLIDLRDSKKHRIEIKLKDTFENTSFVHFSLNSNANQDKSINSELRGGETRKVDIRGPFMKIIRKKTDKSFYLVDGNFSKEIQPSYENATEQVFVINLKESYFSSFMDGQEIVPSPVSEEVSQRFNTVFSNSFEIDFKKVLYHPIYLNLEDANYELRLDKDVHPLRGRFDVKWKRPDKEEEKNKVYLIGGRRSRYVGGNWDNGIITFHPKELGTYGILKDETAPSITPRTLNASNLSFTIRDGLSGIKSFECHVDGKWVLLEYEYKNGLLWSEKLNNEPFKGEVVLKVTDNCDNEKIYKTAI from the coding sequence ATGATTTTTAATGGCTTCTCTATAGTTTATTACTTTTTCCTACTCTTTAGCTTTCCTTCACCGGAAACTGAAGTAGTGGTTGAAAAAGTGGACCCTTACGTCAAAGGTTACTTTATGTTTCCTTTAAGTCCTGGTGTTCAAACATCACTTTCTGGCTCTTTTGGAGATTTGAGGGTAAATCACTTTCATGCTGGTTTAGACATTAGAACTGGGGGAGCAGAAGGTAAAAGCATTTATGCTGCTGCGGAAGGTTATGTTTCAAGAATCCGTGTCATGAATGGTGGTTACGGAAATGCACTTTACATAACGCACCCAAACGGCTTGACTACAGTCTATGGTCACTTAAAAGAGTATGCTAGCAACATCAAAAAGAGAGTAGTAGCCGAACAGTATGCCCAAGAAACCTTTGTATTAGACATCTATTTTGAGCCTACCGACTTACCTGTCAAAAAAGGTGAATTAGTAGCTTTTTCTGGAAACACAGGAGGAAGTGGTGGACCACATTTACATTTTGAAATCAGAGACCAAGAAGAAAACACCTTAGACCCTGCACTTTTTGGATTCAAAGAAATCAAGGATAATGTAGCACCAAGAGTAGAATTTGTTAGTCTTAAATGCCTTTCTGCCGATGCGAGAATCAATGGTGAGTTTGGAACTTTTGATTATCCCGTAACCAGAACCAGTTCTGGTCAATACGTTATTAATAGAAATATTGATGTCTGGGGCGACATTGGCGTAGAACTTTATGCTTACGATAAAGCTGAAACAAGTCCTTTTAGATTAGGACTTAAGTACATTGAAGTTAAAAACGATAATGTATCTGAATACAAATTTGAGCTTGGAAAACTTGCCTTTCATAACAAAATAGACATGAATTTGCACACCAACTATGAGAGAATGGTGGAGCAAAACAAAAAGCTACATAAAGGTTATTTTGAGGAAGGAAACGAAATGGATTTCTATACCTATAATGCTAAAAAAGGGCTTATAGATTTAAGGGATAGTAAAAAGCATAGAATTGAGATAAAACTTAAAGACACTTTTGAAAATACCAGCTTTGTCCATTTCTCACTTAATAGTAATGCTAACCAAGATAAAAGCATCAATTCTGAACTCAGAGGTGGTGAAACAAGAAAGGTGGATATTAGGGGTCCATTTATGAAGATTATTAGAAAGAAAACCGACAAAAGCTTTTACTTAGTAGATGGCAACTTCTCTAAAGAAATTCAGCCAAGCTATGAAAATGCTACAGAGCAAGTTTTTGTAATTAATTTAAAAGAAAGCTATTTCTCTAGCTTTATGGACGGTCAGGAGATTGTTCCTTCTCCAGTGAGTGAAGAAGTGTCTCAACGATTTAATACGGTATTTAGTAATTCCTTCGAAATTGATTTTAAAAAGGTACTCTACCACCCTATTTATTTGAATTTGGAAGATGCCAATTATGAATTAAGGTTAGATAAAGATGTGCACCCATTAAGAGGAAGGTTTGACGTAAAATGGAAAAGACCAGACAAAGAGGAAGAAAAAAACAAGGTCTATCTTATAGGAGGCAGAAGAAGCAGATATGTAGGAGGTAACTGGGATAATGGCATTATTACTTTTCATCCTAAAGAGCTAGGAACTTACGGTATCTTAAAAGACGAAACTGCTCCAAGCATTACACCTAGAACTTTGAATGCATCCAATTTATCTTTCACTATCAGAGATGGCTTGTCAGGCATCAAATCTTTTGAATGCCATGTAGATGGAAAATGGGTGCTCTTAGAATACGAATACAAGAATGGCTTGCTATGGTCTGAGAAACTAAACAATGAACCTTTTAAAGGGGAAGTAGTTTTAAAAGTAACAGACAATTGTGACAACGAGAAAATATATAAAACGGCAATATAA
- the bcp gene encoding thioredoxin-dependent thiol peroxidase encodes MTLKIGDSAPDFETIDQNSKTVKLSDYKGQKVVIYFYPKDNTPTCTVQSCNIRDNYQAFLDAGIKVFGISTSGHKAHQNFIKKFDLPFDLLLDTEHEITDLYGVWQEKKTFGKTYMGIVRTTFVINENGIIDNIISDVKAKDHTNQILN; translated from the coding sequence ATGACATTAAAAATTGGCGATTCAGCTCCGGACTTTGAAACTATTGACCAAAACAGTAAAACGGTAAAGCTTTCTGATTACAAAGGTCAAAAAGTGGTCATCTATTTCTACCCAAAAGACAATACACCCACCTGCACTGTCCAATCTTGTAACATCCGAGATAATTATCAGGCTTTTTTAGATGCTGGCATAAAAGTGTTCGGAATAAGTACCAGTGGTCATAAAGCTCATCAAAATTTCATTAAGAAATTTGACCTTCCATTTGACCTTTTATTGGACACCGAACACGAAATAACCGACTTATATGGCGTTTGGCAAGAAAAAAAGACATTTGGAAAAACATATATGGGTATTGTAAGAACCACTTTTGTTATCAACGAGAATGGCATTATCGATAACATTATTTCCGATGTGAAAGCCAAAGACCATACTAATCAGATATTAAACTAA